ACATCCAGCTTAAGCCTGCACTGAAGAGTAACTTCCTTTGTTTTGGATTCCGCAGTAGTGTCATTTGATTCAATTCTAAGCCCCCTTATATAAAGCATCTATCTAATAAAACTTAATTTTGATTGTTTCACTTATACATTTTAAAATTGAAGCGTTCAAAAATCAAGGAATAAAGCAGCATTAAAGTATTGTCTGGCTAGCGATTGAAAATAACAGGTCTGAACAGATATCGTCGCGATAAGCAGGATGTTGCGGACAGATTCTCTCTGAGATCTCGTAAGATGCGTCAGCCGATTGATCACACGATCTGTGGAACTTCTAAGAAGGGAATCTTCTTTCCAAGAAAACTCCTTGTGCAAAAGTTGATCTACTTTACATTGCGTCTGTATCGTTGGATTGCTCTTGATCTCTTCAAAAAGTTCAGCATATGCATAATACAGCTTAGCCGGTTCAATGAGATCGTCATCGTCCCGATCTGGATTCAAGAACATTAGCTGGAATAACTGACGTATACTTTCGAAATTAAGGGCTGATTTGAGATCATCGATAATAAACAGAAGCGCTGCCTGATTAATCGAATACTTCTTACCTTCTCTAGGAGAACCGAGATATTCCTTAAAGTCACGCTTAACCCAATTCTGCATAGTTGTAACGGTCAACGTGGAATACTCTATTAAATGGCCTAATGAGGCAATTTCACCGAGTGAAAAGCCTTTAACATGGTGGCCCTTAATGATCTTTTGTAAAATGGGTGGAACATCTGTAGATAAAAAAGCGGGTAGTGAAGTCCCCTTTTGTACTTCATCAAGATGAAATTTAGTCCATGCCTCTTGGAGGATATTCAGCGGTTTCCGGTCTGATAATCCGGTCAATGAGAGCAGAAGACTGGACATCTCCACACGAGTCAATGCAAATGATTCCATATCAGTTTCCCTCCACCATTTGATATTTTTCTAAAAAGTTCGTAGAATAGTTCATAAGAACTCATAATATGAGTATAACCTATTTTAGGAACGAAAGGGATGGTAAAGATTATATGGGTATAGGACTTAGTTTGACGTTGGTGGCTATTTTGATTATTTTAACCGCTTTTTTTGTAGCAACGGAATTTGCATTGGTGAGACTTAGAGGTAGCCAGATCAGTCAAATGGTGATCGAGGGTAAGAAAAATGCCTTAGCTGTACAGCGAGTGTCTGCTAATCTTGATGGATACTTATCCGCTTGTCAGCTTGGAATTACGATCACTGCGCTGGGTATTGGTGCATTAGCAGAGCCGGCGTTTGAGCAGTTGCTCCTTCCGGTATTCGACTGGGCTAATATTAGTTCAAGTGTAAGTCACCCTCTTGCGTTTTTATTCGCATTCATTATTGCAACATTCCTACACGTCGTTGTCGGGGAACTTGCTCCGAAGACGGTAGCTATAAACATTCCGGAAAAAATCGGTCAAATTACATCACCGCTGATTATTTGGTTCTACAGAATATTGTACCCTCTCATTTGGTTCATGAACGGTTCCGCAAATCTGCTTGTTCGCCTTTTCGGGATGAAGCCTGCAAGTGAGCATGGAGACGCTCATAGTGAAGATGAGATTCGTTTGATCTTGTCCGAAAGCTATGAAAGTGGAAAAATCAATAAAGCTGAGTATGGCTATGTAAACCGTATCTTTACTTTTGATGAGATGTTGGCCAAAGAAATAATGGTTCCACGAACTGATATGATATGTCTTTTCACCAATCATTCATTGAAAGAAAATTTCGAGATTATCCGTAAGGAACAATATACTCGTTTCCCGGTTGCTGAAGGAAGCAAGGATAATATCATCGGAATGATCAATACGAAACAGCTTTATTTACAATATGACAACAATCCTGATTTTGATTTCAAAGGCTTGATTCAACCTGTTCTGACAGTATCTGAGGTAACACCGGTCAAGAATCTTTTAACACGTATGCAAATGGAGCGGGTGCACATTGCCCTACTGCTTGATGAATATGGTGGAACGTCTGGACTCATCACGATTGAAGATATTTTAGAAGAAATCGTAGGTGAAATTCGTGATGAATTTGACGGTGATGAACGCAGAGACGTTGAGAAACTAAGCGATACAAATTATCTGTTCGATGGTAAGGTATCTCTTATTGAGGTCAAGGAACTCACCGGTCTTGATTTCGAAGATGAAGAAGTGACCACGATTGGAGGCTGGTTATACAGTCATATCCCAGATCCAGCCGTTGGCAAAAGTATTGTTCATGACCACGTAACCTTAATCATTCGTGAGATGAACAGATACCGTGTCCGCAAAGTTGAGGTCATCATTGAAAATGCTGGTGATACTAAATCGTCAGAGCTTGAGAATTCATAAGCTTTTACTCATAAAAAAGGATAGAGTCATCAGATTATATCTGATCCTCTATCCTTTTTTCTTTTATTAAGATCTTACTCATGTAGTATTCATCTACCCACTGTCCATCAATAACAAGAGATTTTCTTTTGGTCCCTTCGATTACAAACCCGCTTTTAATATATAGCTCTAAAGCCACTTGATTATGTGACATAACCGTTAGCTCAAGGCGAACAATTTCAGTATTCATAACCCATGTATTCATCTCTCGGAACAGACCTGCACCGATCCCCTTACCTTGATACTGTCTTAGAATGCCAATGACTATGTACGCACTATGGCGATTGCGTCTAACACTTCCACCTCTAACCGATAAGAAACCTACCATTCCTGATCCAACTGATGCTGTAGACGTAGTAATTCACATGCATCCTCCGGAATTAACTTTCTTAGCGTAATGATCATATCTTACTCCTCCGAACTGCAAGGTTCTTAACAACGGCAGACCATGATGACATTCCCATCAGGATCTTTAAAATTGAACCAGTGATCATGCTCGATATCCGTAAGAATCTCTCCACCGCTTGCCTTCACATAATCATAAGCAGCATCAATATCTTCGGTATTTAGATGGAAAGAGGGAATGTTAAGAACGGATTCTGAAGTGTAAATTTTACTATCTAATACGATTCCAGGTCCCTTCATGGGGATTACATATAAATGCCCGAATAATACGTCACCATCCAACGGCAACCCAAGCAATTGACAATACCATTCTTTAGATTTCTCAATATCCTTAACCGGAATAAAAACCGCACCAATCTTATTCAGAATCGGACTTGTCACCATTAAGAAAGCCTCCTCTTTAAAGTTGCAGAATAGGGTGTTATTCTAGAATAATTCGATAAAATATGTCAATTACCTCCCTCCATTTAGGGAAGGCCTGGTAAGTTGTGTTATAATTTTGTGAGCATTACTCTAATATCACGTATGTCAGGAGAATTGCATTGGCTAACCTGAACTTCGGTGGATTGAAATTAACTCCACCTAAAGTCTTATCACTAGGGTTTGTAATACTGATCGCTGCCGGAACTATAATGCTCAGTCTGCCGGCTGCATCAGTAGAGGAGAATATTTCTTTTATTGATGCATTATTCATGGCAACATCAGCAACATGTGTTACTGGTCTGGCAGTCGTTGATACGGGCACACAGCTGACTAGCTTCGGACAAGTTGTTCTACTCGTTTTATTTCAGTTCGGAGGACTGGGTTTTATAACGATGGCTACTTTGATTACTTTGGTCCTTAATAAACGAATATCCTTGAAAGAGCGAATCCTTATGCAAGAATCTATGAACCAGAATTCGATGCAGGGTATTGTACAGTTAATCCGCAGAGTCCTAATTTATTCCCTTGTCATTCAGCTTACAGGTGCCATCTTGTTTGCCGGTAGGTTTATGATGGATATGTCTTTCGGGAAAGCTATATATTATGGAATTTTCCACAGTATATCTATCTTTAATAATGCGGGATTTGATCTATTTGGTGACATTCATGGGCCCTTTAGTGGACTTACTCGTTTTGTAAATGATCCTATTGTCAACTTTACTTCGATGATCCTCATCTTTCTTGGAGGGATAGGTTTTATCGTCCTATCCGATATTTTGGACTTTCCAAAACGCAAAAAACTTACTCTTCATTCGAAGGTTGTTCTTTCGACCTCTGCGATATTGATTATCATTGGGTCTGCTCTATTTTTCTTGCTGGAGTTTAATTCTACGCTGAAGCCCTTGAGTGCAGGTGGAAAGATGATGGCCACCTTCTTACAAGCGATAACACCACGTTCAGGCGGCGTCACCACGATTGAAATTCCACTTATGCGAGAATCAACACAATTTCTAATGATCTTATTAATGTTTATAGGAGCTGCACCTGGGTCAACTGGTGGGGGAATTAAGATTACTACGTTCGCTGTTCTAGTGGCTGCGGTTTCCGCAAGATTAAGGGGTAAAGAGGATATTGTAATGTTTCGTTACCGGATCGCAAAAGAAAATGTCTATAGAGCTGTTACGATGACATTAATGTCTCTGATGCTAGTTGTCATCGCTACGATGTTGTTATCCTTGACAGAGAAGGCTGACTTCCTTGCTATACTTTTTGAAGCCGTATCTGCCTTCGGAACCTCAGGTCTCTCTATGGGTCTTACTCCAGAGCTGACTACAACAGGTAAAATACTCATTATTTTTCTTATGTTTCTAGGTCGGACGGGTCCACTTACTCTTGCTTATGCGCTCAAGCCTAAGGGTAGTAAGGAGCTTTACCGTTATCCTGAAGGCAAGATTACGATCGGATAAGGCTTGATGTAACCAGCGGCTAAAAATTTTGCCGCTGGTTACATCAAAACTGTATATTTTACTCTTCTACGATCTCTTGTTTATCCAGTGCAGCATCTAGCAACTGATTGTATACATCGTCATCATTCTCAAGCAGCGCGTCAGTTTCTAAGAACTGCTCTTCGCTCCCAGGCTCACCTGCAAAGCTTATACTGTAATCCCATTCCGTTCCTCTTGTACTGAAGAAAGTAATCTCATATGGAGCCTTATGGTTTTCGAGAGTAAATATCGTCCTCCCTACATAACTTCTATCCTCTTTACGGCTCATTTCAGCACTTACGATCTCTAGATTCATCCGCTTATCTTCCTT
The window above is part of the Paenibacillus sp. FSL K6-0276 genome. Proteins encoded here:
- a CDS encoding GNAT family N-acetyltransferase; amino-acid sequence: MVGFLSVRGGSVRRNRHSAYIVIGILRQYQGKGIGAGLFREMNTWVMNTEIVRLELTVMSHNQVALELYIKSGFVIEGTKRKSLVIDGQWVDEYYMSKILIKEKRIEDQI
- a CDS encoding hemolysin family protein encodes the protein MGIGLSLTLVAILIILTAFFVATEFALVRLRGSQISQMVIEGKKNALAVQRVSANLDGYLSACQLGITITALGIGALAEPAFEQLLLPVFDWANISSSVSHPLAFLFAFIIATFLHVVVGELAPKTVAINIPEKIGQITSPLIIWFYRILYPLIWFMNGSANLLVRLFGMKPASEHGDAHSEDEIRLILSESYESGKINKAEYGYVNRIFTFDEMLAKEIMVPRTDMICLFTNHSLKENFEIIRKEQYTRFPVAEGSKDNIIGMINTKQLYLQYDNNPDFDFKGLIQPVLTVSEVTPVKNLLTRMQMERVHIALLLDEYGGTSGLITIEDILEEIVGEIRDEFDGDERRDVEKLSDTNYLFDGKVSLIEVKELTGLDFEDEEVTTIGGWLYSHIPDPAVGKSIVHDHVTLIIREMNRYRVRKVEVIIENAGDTKSSELENS
- a CDS encoding TrkH family potassium uptake protein, producing MANLNFGGLKLTPPKVLSLGFVILIAAGTIMLSLPAASVEENISFIDALFMATSATCVTGLAVVDTGTQLTSFGQVVLLVLFQFGGLGFITMATLITLVLNKRISLKERILMQESMNQNSMQGIVQLIRRVLIYSLVIQLTGAILFAGRFMMDMSFGKAIYYGIFHSISIFNNAGFDLFGDIHGPFSGLTRFVNDPIVNFTSMILIFLGGIGFIVLSDILDFPKRKKLTLHSKVVLSTSAILIIIGSALFFLLEFNSTLKPLSAGGKMMATFLQAITPRSGGVTTIEIPLMRESTQFLMILLMFIGAAPGSTGGGIKITTFAVLVAAVSARLRGKEDIVMFRYRIAKENVYRAVTMTLMSLMLVVIATMLLSLTEKADFLAILFEAVSAFGTSGLSMGLTPELTTTGKILIIFLMFLGRTGPLTLAYALKPKGSKELYRYPEGKITIG
- a CDS encoding VOC family protein; amino-acid sequence: MTSPILNKIGAVFIPVKDIEKSKEWYCQLLGLPLDGDVLFGHLYVIPMKGPGIVLDSKIYTSESVLNIPSFHLNTEDIDAAYDYVKASGGEILTDIEHDHWFNFKDPDGNVIMVCRC
- a CDS encoding DUF1836 domain-containing protein — translated: MESFALTRVEMSSLLLSLTGLSDRKPLNILQEAWTKFHLDEVQKGTSLPAFLSTDVPPILQKIIKGHHVKGFSLGEIASLGHLIEYSTLTVTTMQNWVKRDFKEYLGSPREGKKYSINQAALLFIIDDLKSALNFESIRQLFQLMFLNPDRDDDDLIEPAKLYYAYAELFEEIKSNPTIQTQCKVDQLLHKEFSWKEDSLLRSSTDRVINRLTHLTRSQRESVRNILLIATISVQTCYFQSLARQYFNAALFLDF